The sequence aataataataatacattttatttatattgcgctttacatcaaataaatgatctcaaagtgcaaAGTGCACTTCCTGCTATGTAATCCCTTATTCCAGCACCATTCTAAACCCATCTCTTGGTTCCCTTCCGCTTCCCTGCAGAGTGAAGACCCACTCCAGCTCTGCCAGTCTGAGCCAGCAGCACCAGTCTGCTGCTAAGGACCTGACCAGCTCCCCGGGTCCATCCTCGGCCTCCACCATCCAGGTGACCTACCTGCCGTCCGCGGGCCAGCGCAGCAAGAGGCCCAAACACTTCCTGGAGCTCAAGAACTTCAAGGACAACTACAACACACTGGAGAGCACCCTTTAAAACAAatcaaagagagggagagagagagagaaggagacgtGAGAGGAGGGCACCAGAAATGCAAACTGGAGAATCACTGGAACAAATGACGAGACCGTTTCTACACTTCATAGATTTGGAGGGACCGTATTGGTTCACAACTGTATACAGTTCCGGACTGAAGCAGCTGCAGGTGGTTTAGAGTGAGTATCTGAGCATCGTGGCATCTACTTCAAAGGAAAGTCATGGGAGAAATGTTTCTATACATGTTTAGCTGTTTAGCGGTGAAACATTCCCTGGTACAACAGGAGGTGCCAGAGCCTGACTGCCATGCGGAgagttttttttcaatcgcacCACAGAGACTGTTGCCGAGATAAAAACTATGACTCACCATCCTGTATCCTACCACGACCTTGTCATTTGCAGAAATTTTAGTTGTTTAAATTCTGACTTTCTCCCAGCCAAATTGGATTAGATAGGGGAGGATAGATTGAGATCAGGGTTAAGTGACCCTTCCATATGCATTTTAGTATTGTTTAAGTTGGGTTTAGTTGGATGCTTTGAATCTGGTAGTAATTTCAGGTCCTTGCCTCTGATGATCTGGGCTTCCATTGGGATACAGTAATCTTTATGAAGAACATtatatgaaatacacacacaagactcacTAGCTAATGTTacatcagaggtgtgtgtggtaaatatcccatttgagagagaaaagagtgggaGATTAGCCTATGTTACTGAAATACCACTGCAGATGCATCCTACCCTACATTAGAGTTGAGACTATTGCCTTGTGggttatgtactgtacattaccTGTGCCATCCCCTCATGTCAAGACTACAGATCCCATGAGCCTCTGCGGTCTGCAGCAGCAAACACCATAGAAAGGTCATAATAGCTTAATTTCTGAACAGCTAAACTGTGTATTACTCTACTGTGACTCTAAGTGCACTTTTATTCCATTTAATGTAtttctgcttgttaatttttaggtgaatgttttacattttaatgaaattgtgtgtgtgtgtgtgtgtgtgtgtgtgtgtgtgtgtgtgtgtgtgtgtgtgtgtgtgtgtgtgtgtcttttagtgAGCGCACATTCGTTTGTTGCACTTGTAATCTCATGAACTACCTTGTGCACATGTGATTAACTCGGAGTGCAGTTCCTGTAGTCTGTACCTGAATGTAATGTTGCCTCATATGTATGTGAGCCTTTGGAACTGGACCATAAAATTCTCAACCTAAGCTAACTCTGCCTCTTggtctcacatctctctctcaattacaAGCATACACTCAGCAAATGTCCTCTGAGGTACTGAAGGTGGAGGATCAGTTTACAAATGTTGGAAACCCAAGTCTCATCAAAATAGTCATTTGTACACTGTCATTGTTGGAGTAGGTTTCACGAGAAGACGTAGTGACCAAATATATACACAACTTACAGAATGAACTCAGCTGACCGAATAGCTACTTGACAGTGTCATTATTGGCCACTAGATGGAGTTGTCTCCTAGCTAAATGAGAGGATATCTGCATCAGAGAGTCTGGTAAAAGAAGCGAAAAAGCAAATGCTCACTTGTcaaatactgtaagtgtgcaCTCTCTTACAGTCTTGTTTGTTACAGTTTGAGTGCATGTTTATATTctgtgggaaaaaaaataagaaaggaAAAGATCATGCACAGTgacaaaatcagagaaaaataagGTCCAATGCCAATGTTATCTTTGAACAGGTGCCCTTTTGTAACGTGAGACATAAAAAAGAGGGCGCCAAAGGCACTAAAGCCTTTAATAAAGCATGGCAAGTTATCTTTAAAGGGACAAAGGACAGAACTTTTGGCATGTCAAAACACTTTCTGAAAAATAAATCCAAACAATCTCTCATTAATCAAAAAAAGATGGAAACAAAGACACCAAATCTGATCTTATTGATTCTAAGCCCTGCATGTTCTATTGATCATCTATTTGTCAGACAGAGAACCAAGAGAGACAATAAAGATGTGGGCTGATTTATTGAAGTATTCAAAGCATTCACACAGTATTTAGATATAAGTTATTACATGCTTTCTAGATCACATCAAAAATAACTACAAAAAAGCCTTCACTATTTACAGAGCATCAAGAGAAAGCCTTTGGCTAAGTGCTACAGAGTTTTTCAGGATGGCAAAAGTAAATAACACACAGGAAAATGAAGGACTCTaacaaaagacaaacacaaacatggtacTATGTACAAACTTAACGATTAAGAACAAAAGCTTCATGATACTGAAATGAACGTGTGTTTTTCCTATCAGGGATCAACATTAAATAGGACAAATAGTGTTTTAAATAATCTTCATCGTCACCATCATCTTCTTCATATTCCTTATGTCAGCACTGCTTTACTGATGCAACCGGCCAAATTCCTtcgacattacacacacatgcatgaacacacacacacagatgatgtcACAGAGTTCCGAACAGAGTCTagaccctctctcactctctctctcacgcacacacacagatgattacAGACTTGTCGGACACGTCTCAGCCCAACAATTACGCAACTACACGAAATAAACGATCACAAACTGTACAAAAAGGAGAGCataaaaaagaaagtgtgttaAAGTCTAAGGTCTAGAaaccagggggagagagagagaggaagagctggtttaaaGGTTATTGCTTTTGAAACCCTGCCTGTTTGAGCCTCTGAGTCCCAACAAaccaaacacccagagctgccAAAATTacacttaaaaaaagaaaaagaaaaaaaattccCATTTCCTGTCCCGAATGGACCCCTCACTCTGATTGCCTCAGATTCAAAATGGACTGAATTATCAGGATTTTCAAAATAGTTGCCATTCTTCTGGTGTTTAGTTTAGCCGCTAGCTACTTCATTGAATTCACCTCAGTGTGTGTAACACGTTCATCATTATCTAACCAGCAAGTGTGGGTTTTTCATTAAcctaaaaaaatatgttttgtccaGGCGACAGACTTGACTGGACTTGCCGTGCGGGTGTGCTCTGGAATGCTCAGGGCCAGTATCGACATCCCTCCCCGATAACTCATCAGGAATGATCTAGCTTCCGTTTGGTCTTGATTTAGACATGATAGAGAACAATTACTCACTCTTTCCCTTATCCccccccacaacacaacacacacacacacacacacacacatacattacatacacacacacacacacacacacacacatacaaagcccACTGCTGTGTCTGCTGCTTGTCATTTTGTATAAAGATCAGCCCCGTTCTTGTTAATCTGAGTAGCCGTGTTAAAGCCCCTTAATCAGTGACAGTATGCTGTGCGTGTGTTAACAGTCTGAGGTAAACTGGGCTCCGCTGCTAAGATGTGTTTCCATGCGGCGTCATGAGGAGGGAAGCTGTAGCAAAGTCAATGATCAgtcatatttctttctttctgtctctatctcaaTTTCCCCATTCTTTTATTGCACTAACCAATCTTTCTCATTAGTTCCTTTTCACTATCTGTTTCTTTTATTCCTTCATATcccttctttttgtgtgtgtgtgtgtgtgtgtgtgtgtgtgtgtgtgtgtgtgtgtgtgtgtgtagttttagaATGTGTCTACATTTAGCTTGTAACAGAGCAAGCTGGGGTTGCATAGTATTCATATGTACAtggagaagcacacacaggTGCTAACCACCGACCGAGTATGAAGCTAAGCTACAGTAAATCCAACTATAAATGGCAGAAAACAGATGGAGTCACTTAGAActtaaacacacgcacgcacacacacacgcacgcacgcacgcacgcacgcacgcacgcacgcacgcacacacacacacacacacacacacacacacacacacacacacacacacacacacacacacacacacacacacacacacacacacacacacacacacacacacacacacacacacacagacacacacacacgcacacacacgcacacacacgcacacacagacacacatagtgtGAAAATCGGTGCATAATGCGGTTGAGATGGTCAGTTGGTTAAATGCATGAAATTGCTGAACTGTGACGTTGCCACGTCGattggtggtgctgctgcagaTGTGGCCTTCCTTGGTTACGAAAAGGCTGGGCTGAGTGGTCAGTGGCAAATGGCCGTGGTGTTACCACAGCGAAACCATCTTGCCCCTCTCACGATTTGATTTCAATGACCTTGATGAAGGGCAGAGACTTGTTGCTTTGTGTGGAGGGCCTCAAAGGCTTACTGaagagaaaacaacaaaacatttgAGAGCGTTAGTGCTGCATGAAGGGCGcttgtggtatgtgtgtgtgtgtgtgtgtgtgtgtgtgtgtaggagtatgtcCATACGGTACATGTATGTGCTCACCTGTAGACGATCTGGGGGTTGTGGTCCGATGACAGGTAGGAGTTTCGCCTCTGTCCTCCCAGATAGTAATCCATCTGGTCATGCATCTCTCTGTTCTGTATACACAATGGCATTTCACAAAGTTAATTCCCAGGGTTTAATGAAAAAATAATACCATGAAAGAGCAAAAGTAGTTCTAGAATTAGTTGTACTAACAGCTGTGTTTAGTGGGAGTAAGGTTTTAGTTACATGTACaaaccagaggggaaaaaaaactgttgtagaCAAGAGGAAGTGAAAGTGAAAAGTCAAAAAACTACATCTCCCAGGGTCTTACCTCAGATTCAAGGTAGgccactctctcctccagctctctgaTCACACGGTCTCTCTCCTGGATCACCATCTTTGAGTTCTGCACCTGATGGCAAACATGTGGCATTAATACCAGTGTTTCTAAGTGCTCAGTGTTTCAAGtgccaaacagtgtgtgtgtacgtgtgtatacttggttgtgtgtgtgtgtttctgtgagtgtgtgtaagtgtacctGTTCAATCATGGTCCTGAGCTTTCTCTGCTGGCACTTGAGCATGTCGTCTAGGTGGTGCAGCTTCTCCTTCAGAACAGCATTCTCCTGCTGAAGCTCCTCTGACCTACAgaagaacccacacacacaccagttacatCTCCGTAAATACACCTACTGTCCATTCTtaccatagacatacacacgcatcaGCTGAAACCCGGCTTCAGAAAGCagaagtcctaccacatacttGTTCTAATCATAAAGAAAAAACAAGCTGTTTCTTAAAAGCTCAACccttcagccaggtagatgaGCTAATTGGTGAAATCACCAGGTGTGATTGGTAGAACCAATGCATGGTAGGACTCTCTGAAGCCGGGTTTCCCCACCCGGACCTCTCACTGAGACCTCTTACCTCTTCCTGTCCTCAAgcccctcctccttctgctcGCGCAGCTGCATAAGCTCCGCCTCTCGCGTCATAAGCTCCTCCCTCAGGCCGGAGCTCTCCTGCTCCATGCCGGACAGCAGGCGCTGGAGCTGCTCCACCCGCTGGTCCTGCTGCTCGGCCGTCTGCTCCGCCTCCCGCAGACGCTCCCCCTGCTCCGACAGCTGCTGCTTGAACTGACCCGCCTCCCTCTGAGACggagaaaaagagcgagagagagaggggagggagggagagaaggagagagagggagcagagagagggagggagagagagagaggaagagagagcaagagagtgagagagggggagagagagagaacatacatGAATTAATCAGAATTAAATGAACTAGCAGTGACTTTAatagggaggagagagtggaatGAGTGAAGTGGAATGGAGTGGACAGAAAGACTGTGCAGAGTGGGGTGAGAGTCCTGATGCCGTACTTATGGCGGGCAGAAGCAGGCACCGGAGTCAGACAGTGCTGTGCATAAAATATCATCATCAGCAACACGTCTCGGAATGACGACGCAGTCAAAAACAGAACAAATATTAAAGTTGTATAtcacaaaaaagtaaaaagtataAAATAGTACATTCCCGTAAATGGCAATGCTAACGCCAGGTCTGTTGCTTCATAACGCAGTAGTAAGCGTCGCCCTGAAGCTCATTTACACGGATGAACCAATAGACCCCGCTGAACCATGTGAACATGGGGCTACAAGATGGAGGCAGGCAAGGCGGTGGATGCAGATGCAGATGGAGATGGAGCAAGTGatcggtggtgatggtggtggtggggggggggggggggctcagagTCACTGTGGCTCCTATGCCAgcatgggatgggggggggggggggggggggggcgttagaGTACCTCAgaaccctgctgctgctgcacattCTCCTTCATGTCGCCTCATCCATCACCACGGGGGGAAGCAAACAGAATGCAACACGCATTTAACAACCGGGAGGGAGTTGAGTTTAGTTTAGGGAGCGCTTACACGGATGAAAGCATGTGGAGAATAGACGGGTGGAGAGTTAGTGTGGGGAGTGGGtagaagggatggagagagagagagacagagagagaaagagagagagagggagagagagagagatgaaatgcaGACCTGtagctgttctctctcctcctggtgTTTCTTCTCGGCCTCCTGCAGCTGGGCGTAGAGTCTCTTACTGACCTCCCTCATCCGAGCCCTCTCCTGCTCATCCCCCacgtcctgagagagagagagagagagagagggggggggggggttattaaCAGATCATATAAAATCCCCTGAGAGTGTGTATTGAACAtcaacatacatacaacacacacagacagacacacacacacacaaacacacacgcacacgcacagcagTATAGTAATTGAAAAGTTTCTGAGTGGCGCCTCTGTTTTGTGGTAGCACACAGGTGTTCTCGTTTAGTTGCGTAatgcaacagcaaaaaaaacaacaaacagataCACCCCCAGAGAGAAATCAGGAAATCTcacgcacaaccacacacacacacacacacacaaccacacacacacacacacaaccatacacacacataaacaataaCACATGCACCAACCGGCCCCAAGGCTATTTATacatgagtgggagagaggggggcgggagcaacggtgtgtgtgtgtgtgtgtgtgtgtgtgtgtgtgtgtgtgtgtgtgatggggaaagagagggagcagtgtACTCGTTTGACGTGCGTCACTGGGGAACTCTTTTTCCACCCCGGAGCTCCAGTTTCTCCTGTTGGGCCCCAGCTCCCGCTCCACTGGAGTCTgactcactctttctgtctgtctttctttttctttctctcattccgtCAAATCCTTACCTCTCAtgctcactcgctccctctcgCTCAGTTCgtgtatacagacacacacacacacacacacacactcaaacacacacacatgcgcgcgcacgcacgcacgcacacacacacacacacacacacacacacacacacaccctaaaaaA comes from Sardina pilchardus chromosome 6, fSarPil1.1, whole genome shotgun sequence and encodes:
- the tuft1a gene encoding tuftelin 1a, whose amino-acid sequence is MSGSTRSLCTVNDIRTEDRMENCRRLRLTLQDQHQEQSHSKPIGRAFAVVQPPSEREPLKSEPIKPTDEKVEVIKVYLKAREQQQNHHQQSLKMLSEEVSQIQEVRYCLKNLREQMAAKNNTYKTESRIRLSTTGSRDNVSSSSSSSSVPSSSAAEQNHDNKQDVGDEQERARMREVSKRLYAQLQEAEKKHQEEREQLQREAGQFKQQLSEQGERLREAEQTAEQQDQRVEQLQRLLSGMEQESSGLREELMTREAELMQLREQKEEGLEDRKRSEELQQENAVLKEKLHHLDDMLKCQQRKLRTMIEQVQNSKMVIQERDRVIRELEERVAYLESENREMHDQMDYYLGGQRRNSYLSSDHNPQIVYSKPLRPSTQSNKSLPFIKVIEIKS